The following coding sequences lie in one Cyanobacterium sp. Dongsha4 genomic window:
- a CDS encoding CHAT domain-containing tetratricopeptide repeat protein, which yields MTHLLKTLLFLLSLGVIDFYINIFPLKAIAVSQNIIVQNSDNEKYTEAEKLYEQLFSLYQQGKYQEAIPIAEKIIVLAKELVGEKHPDTAEAINNLGTLYREIGDYKKAEDYYQQALSIYREVVGNKHPGTASSLNTLAGLYYYQGKYREAEKIYQEVLAIQREVLGEKDIATATTLNNLALLYQNQGNYEAAQPLYEEALQVYFLVLGENHPDTATAMNNLGLLYQYQGDYQKAQNFYERALTVRKQVSGQKSPDVAQTLNNMALLAENRGDYPRSEALYKEAIAIYREVLGNNHPETATSLNNLGLLYYYQGNYSAAEPLFKETLAIRQQILGAKHPDVALSLNNLALLYHSKGNHQEAESLYQDAIAIQKEVLGENHPNTATSLNNLGELYRIQGNYESAQPLYQESLTIRLKVLGEKHPDTAQSLNNLALLYYSLGDYQTAEELYQQALQINQEVLGEKHPFTATSFNNLGELYRVQGKYETAIPFYQKSLAIRKEILGENHPDVAQSLNNLALLYYNQGNYQSAEPLYKQAITIQEKVFGENHPDNATYLNNLAMVYWATDKLDSTLDYLTQGANVEEFNLAEFLNSSGDELRKQAYINTLYGTTNWTVSLHLNYAPENQKATDLALTTILRRKGRVLDAMSNIVSTLRQNSNRETEKIFNTLAEKRSQLASLTLQGVGKMSPTLYSELIASLEQNIRQLETDLSNNSAEFRTLNEEITLSTIAQQIPENTVLIEYIVYYPFEPKTETWEKPRYGVYVLDHNGKSQGIDLGETEIIDQLVEHFRGNLAYGDTNDLDNLNKYAQQLYKLIFEPLLPLLNNKKTLLVSPDSQLNLIPFAALQDNQGKYLVEDYSISYLTSGRDLLRLKTQFQSQSQAIIVANPTYDLKINNDANFMAMSRGANLRGGDLDALQWCCTALSGTKAEAEAIIPLLSQPLVYTEKDALITNITGIKAPKILHLATHGFFLPDVKNSPPPTLSDTQNNLEANIITSENPLLRSGLALTGFNPQGNQMSGALTALDASSLYLWGTKLVVLSACQTGVGDVKNGDGVYGLRRAFVLAGAESQLMSLWDVYDEGTKDLMIKYYQRLTHGEGRSEALRNVQLEMLKSEKYHHPVFWAAFIPSGDWRTIE from the coding sequence ATGACTCATTTACTAAAAACACTCTTATTTTTATTGTCTCTGGGAGTAATTGATTTTTATATTAATATTTTTCCCCTCAAAGCAATAGCTGTTTCTCAAAATATAATCGTGCAAAATTCTGATAATGAAAAATATACAGAAGCAGAAAAATTATATGAGCAGTTATTCAGTTTATATCAACAAGGAAAATACCAAGAAGCAATCCCCATCGCTGAAAAAATCATTGTTTTAGCCAAAGAATTAGTTGGAGAAAAGCACCCCGACACTGCAGAAGCTATTAATAACTTAGGCACTCTGTATCGAGAAATAGGAGACTATAAAAAAGCAGAAGACTACTATCAACAGGCTTTGAGTATTTATCGGGAGGTAGTAGGAAATAAGCACCCCGGCACAGCTTCTTCTTTAAATACTTTAGCAGGTTTATATTACTATCAAGGTAAGTATCGGGAAGCAGAAAAAATTTATCAAGAAGTATTAGCAATTCAAAGGGAAGTTTTAGGAGAAAAGGATATTGCTACTGCCACCACCCTTAATAATTTAGCTTTACTCTATCAAAATCAGGGTAATTACGAAGCGGCACAACCTTTGTATGAGGAGGCTTTACAGGTTTACTTTTTGGTTTTGGGGGAAAATCATCCCGACACCGCAACAGCGATGAATAATCTGGGGCTACTTTATCAGTATCAAGGAGATTATCAAAAAGCCCAAAATTTCTATGAAAGGGCATTAACCGTAAGGAAACAAGTTTCAGGTCAAAAAAGTCCTGACGTTGCCCAAACCCTCAATAATATGGCTTTATTGGCGGAGAATAGGGGAGATTATCCAAGGTCTGAAGCCCTCTATAAAGAAGCGATCGCAATTTATCGAGAAGTATTAGGAAATAACCATCCTGAAACCGCTACCAGTTTAAATAATTTGGGATTATTGTACTATTATCAAGGTAATTATAGCGCCGCCGAGCCTTTATTTAAAGAAACATTAGCTATTCGTCAACAAATTCTAGGGGCAAAGCATCCCGATGTAGCCTTATCTCTCAACAATTTAGCATTGCTTTATCATAGTAAAGGTAATCATCAAGAAGCAGAATCATTATATCAAGATGCGATCGCAATTCAAAAAGAAGTATTAGGAGAAAACCACCCCAACACCGCCACCAGTCTTAACAATTTGGGGGAATTATATCGTATTCAAGGCAATTACGAATCTGCCCAACCCCTCTATCAAGAAAGCCTTACCATTCGTTTAAAAGTCTTAGGAGAGAAACATCCTGATACCGCCCAATCTCTCAATAATTTGGCACTACTTTACTACAGTTTAGGAGACTATCAAACCGCCGAAGAATTATATCAACAAGCCCTACAAATCAATCAAGAGGTATTAGGTGAAAAACATCCTTTTACAGCCACCTCATTTAATAACTTAGGAGAATTGTACCGTGTTCAAGGAAAGTACGAAACTGCTATACCTTTTTATCAAAAATCTTTAGCCATTAGAAAAGAAATATTAGGCGAAAATCATCCAGATGTTGCTCAATCTCTCAATAACCTAGCCTTGCTTTATTATAATCAGGGTAACTATCAATCTGCTGAACCTCTCTACAAACAAGCCATAACGATTCAAGAAAAAGTTTTTGGCGAAAATCATCCCGACAATGCCACCTATCTCAACAACTTGGCAATGGTTTACTGGGCAACAGATAAATTAGATTCTACCTTAGATTATCTTACCCAAGGTGCAAACGTAGAAGAATTTAACCTTGCTGAATTTCTTAACAGTAGTGGTGATGAATTAAGAAAACAAGCCTATATTAATACCCTTTACGGTACGACAAATTGGACTGTTTCTCTACATCTAAACTATGCACCAGAGAATCAAAAAGCCACAGATTTAGCATTAACTACAATTCTACGCAGAAAAGGAAGAGTATTAGATGCGATGAGTAATATCGTTTCTACTCTACGGCAAAATAGCAATCGGGAAACAGAAAAAATCTTTAACACCTTAGCCGAAAAAAGAAGTCAACTCGCCTCTTTAACCTTACAAGGAGTGGGGAAAATGTCTCCTACTCTCTATAGTGAATTAATTGCTAGTTTAGAGCAAAATATCCGTCAACTAGAAACAGATTTATCCAATAACAGTGCGGAATTTCGGACACTGAATGAAGAAATAACCCTTTCGACTATTGCTCAACAAATACCTGAAAATACAGTTTTAATAGAGTATATTGTTTACTATCCTTTTGAGCCAAAAACAGAAACTTGGGAAAAACCACGTTATGGAGTCTATGTTTTAGATCATAATGGTAAATCTCAGGGTATTGATTTAGGTGAAACAGAAATTATTGATCAATTAGTAGAGCATTTTCGTGGTAATTTAGCTTACGGTGATACTAATGATTTAGATAATCTAAACAAATATGCACAGCAACTCTATAAGCTAATTTTTGAGCCACTTTTACCCTTACTAAATAACAAAAAAACTCTCTTAGTTTCTCCTGATAGTCAACTCAACTTAATTCCTTTTGCCGCTTTACAAGATAATCAAGGTAAATATTTAGTAGAAGACTATTCCATTAGTTATCTTACCAGTGGGCGAGACTTGCTCAGACTCAAAACTCAATTTCAATCTCAATCCCAAGCTATTATCGTAGCTAATCCTACCTACGACTTGAAAATTAATAACGATGCAAATTTTATGGCAATGAGTCGGGGAGCAAATTTGCGGGGAGGAGACTTAGACGCTTTACAATGGTGCTGTACTGCTTTGTCTGGTACAAAAGCGGAAGCCGAAGCAATTATCCCTTTACTATCTCAGCCATTAGTCTATACGGAAAAGGATGCTTTAATTACTAATATCACGGGGATAAAAGCACCTAAAATCTTACACTTAGCCACCCATGGCTTCTTTTTACCCGATGTTAAAAATTCTCCTCCTCCCACTTTATCTGATACCCAAAACAATCTTGAAGCAAATATTATTACAAGCGAAAATCCATTGTTGCGATCGGGTTTAGCCTTAACGGGATTTAATCCTCAAGGAAATCAAATGAGTGGTGCATTGACGGCGTTAGATGCTTCTAGCCTATATTTATGGGGAACAAAATTAGTGGTTTTATCTGCCTGTCAAACGGGAGTAGGAGACGTAAAAAATGGGGATGGGGTTTATGGATTAAGAAGGGCTTTTGTCTTGGCAGGGGCAGAAAGTCAATTAATGAGTTTATGGGATGTTTATGATGAAGGCACAAAAGATTTAATGATTAAATACTATCAAAGACTTACTCACGGGGAGGGAAGATCAGAAGCACTGCGCAACGTACAATTAGAAATGTTAAAGAGCGAAAAATACCATCATCCTGTTTTTTGGGCGGCGTTTATTCCTTCGGGGGATTGGCGAACTATTGAGTAG
- the psb28 gene encoding photosystem II reaction center protein Psb28 yields MARIEFAQGVVEESIPDVRMTRSRDGSNGTATFRFESTKILDSGNTQEVTGMYLIDEEGELVTREVKCKFVNGEPTAIEAIYVIKNPEEWDRFMRFMERYAQENGLGFTKS; encoded by the coding sequence ATGGCTAGAATTGAATTTGCACAAGGTGTTGTAGAAGAATCTATTCCTGATGTTAGAATGACTCGTTCCCGTGATGGTAGTAATGGCACTGCAACTTTTCGCTTTGAAAGCACTAAAATTCTCGATAGTGGTAATACTCAAGAAGTAACGGGGATGTACTTAATTGATGAAGAAGGAGAGTTAGTCACTCGTGAGGTAAAATGTAAATTCGTGAATGGTGAACCAACTGCGATCGAAGCTATCTACGTTATAAAAAACCCTGAAGAGTGGGATCGTTTTATGCGTTTTATGGAACGTTACGCTCAAGAGAATGGTCTTGGTTTCACTAAATCATAA
- a CDS encoding lysophospholipid acyltransferase family protein: MSQDQTNNQIVKTKKTVYHLVNSFVVKPIFGTYFRGKVTGKEKVPLEGKLIVVSNHASVFDPPLLSAGIPRPVSYMAKQELFTEGFFGNLIKSLGAYPVNREGFDRRAIRQAVSRLEEGWATGIFIEGTRTPDGKIHDPKLGAALIAAKAQAPLLPVALCGTEKIVVKGKKLPKSVKVHIKIGDIIPPPTSGKKEDLENVTAQCASAINQLVSNE, encoded by the coding sequence ATGAGTCAGGATCAAACCAATAATCAAATAGTCAAAACTAAAAAAACAGTTTATCATCTTGTCAACTCTTTTGTGGTAAAGCCCATTTTTGGTACTTATTTTCGGGGAAAAGTGACAGGTAAAGAAAAAGTACCCCTTGAGGGTAAATTAATTGTTGTCAGTAATCATGCAAGTGTTTTTGATCCTCCTTTACTTTCTGCCGGGATTCCTCGCCCTGTTTCTTACATGGCAAAACAAGAGTTGTTCACAGAGGGATTTTTTGGTAATCTAATTAAAAGTCTTGGAGCTTATCCTGTCAATAGGGAAGGATTCGATCGCAGAGCCATTCGTCAAGCAGTTTCCCGATTAGAAGAAGGATGGGCAACGGGGATTTTTATAGAAGGCACACGCACCCCAGATGGTAAAATCCACGATCCAAAATTAGGGGCCGCCCTCATCGCCGCTAAAGCCCAAGCCCCATTACTACCTGTTGCCTTATGTGGGACAGAAAAAATAGTGGTCAAAGGTAAAAAACTACCCAAGTCAGTGAAAGTCCATATTAAAATCGGCGATATTATTCCCCCTCCAACCTCTGGAAAAAAGGAAGATTTAGAAAATGTTACCGCCCAATGTGCTTCAGCAATTAATCAATTAGTGAGTAATGAATAA
- a CDS encoding D-alanyl-D-alanine carboxypeptidase, with translation MPKKRHLLNWFSILTVATTGSVSAQTILPELNNFEPIPQSAPTSITPQSILIPVPPPQQSQPMGTCNAFLAPAIEEVIKRYGGGWGILVERLSDGEVLYHYNADRGFIPASNMKILTTAAALQRLSPETNISANKSLKEWVEVTNLRSNNYYADTLLKRIGGGATAKQILANMGINPNGFHFADGSGLSRRNLATPRILVDTLRVMYSSPQRDLFFASLPTAGMSGTLRNRMKQTPVQGIVHAKTGTLTGVRALSGYLDHREYGTLIFSILANDSRQSGTALVRAIDEIVLILNTTSRCQ, from the coding sequence ATGCCGAAAAAGCGACATCTTCTTAATTGGTTTTCTATTCTCACTGTAGCAACAACGGGTTCGGTTTCTGCCCAGACTATATTACCAGAATTGAATAACTTTGAACCGATACCTCAATCTGCTCCAACTTCTATCACTCCCCAATCAATTTTAATACCAGTACCACCTCCACAACAGTCTCAACCCATGGGGACTTGTAATGCTTTTCTCGCTCCTGCCATTGAAGAAGTAATTAAACGTTATGGTGGTGGTTGGGGGATTTTGGTTGAAAGACTATCTGACGGAGAAGTGCTTTATCATTATAATGCCGATCGAGGTTTTATTCCTGCCTCTAACATGAAAATTTTGACCACTGCGGCGGCTCTACAAAGATTATCCCCTGAAACAAATATTAGTGCCAATAAATCCCTCAAAGAGTGGGTTGAGGTAACTAACTTGAGAAGTAATAATTATTATGCAGATACTTTACTTAAACGCATTGGGGGTGGTGCAACAGCTAAACAAATTTTAGCTAATATGGGCATTAATCCTAATGGTTTTCACTTTGCCGATGGTTCTGGTTTATCTCGTCGTAATCTCGCCACTCCTAGAATTTTAGTTGACACTTTGCGAGTTATGTATTCTAGTCCTCAACGAGATTTATTTTTCGCTTCCTTACCCACTGCGGGGATGAGTGGCACTTTGCGTAATCGTATGAAGCAAACCCCTGTACAAGGAATTGTCCATGCTAAAACTGGTACTTTAACTGGGGTTCGAGCTTTATCTGGTTATTTGGATCATCGAGAATATGGTACTTTAATTTTTAGTATCCTTGCCAATGACTCTCGCCAATCTGGTACTGCTTTAGTACGTGCGATCGATGAAATTGTGTTGATTCTTAATACTACTTCTCGTTGTCAGTAA
- a CDS encoding DUF3110 domain-containing protein, whose amino-acid sequence MKIYVLLYNVGTDNEGIHTLQIGNKDMVLMFESEDDATRYALLLEAQDFYSPTVESIDSEEIEEFCTGAGYEWKLVTEGMLEIPPEINVEDTDWKESADYPDDVSSEAQMSAFELERIRRQLEGLL is encoded by the coding sequence ATGAAAATTTACGTTCTTCTTTATAATGTCGGTACGGATAATGAAGGCATCCATACTCTACAAATCGGGAACAAAGATATGGTGTTAATGTTTGAATCAGAAGATGATGCCACTCGCTATGCCCTACTGTTGGAAGCTCAAGACTTTTATAGTCCGACAGTTGAATCTATTGATAGCGAAGAAATAGAGGAATTTTGTACAGGGGCAGGATACGAGTGGAAATTAGTGACAGAAGGAATGTTAGAAATTCCACCAGAAATTAATGTTGAAGATACTGACTGGAAAGAAAGTGCTGATTATCCTGACGATGTCTCCTCCGAAGCCCAAATGTCTGCTTTTGAATTAGAGAGAATTCGTCGTCAACTTGAGGGCTTATTATAA
- a CDS encoding DUF3782 domain-containing protein: protein MTTTADDVWKILAELAQAQKETERRMQETDRQIARLSKEIGNLGGKWGRFVENMVAPACETIFLNRGIPVHQVSQRVKKKLDGRVLEIDVLVTNEDHVLVVEVKSSLGVDNVKELIRDLQEFKEFFPEYSQKQVYGAVAGIEIEEGADKYAYRQGLFVLTQSGENVVIVNGSEFQPKTW, encoded by the coding sequence ATGACAACCACAGCCGATGATGTATGGAAAATTCTAGCGGAATTAGCACAAGCTCAAAAAGAAACTGAGCGCCGCATGCAAGAAACTGATCGCCAAATTGCAAGACTGAGTAAAGAAATAGGCAATTTAGGGGGAAAATGGGGGCGTTTTGTGGAAAATATGGTTGCTCCTGCTTGTGAGACGATATTTTTAAATCGGGGTATTCCTGTACATCAAGTAAGTCAAAGGGTGAAAAAAAAGCTCGATGGTAGAGTTTTAGAAATTGATGTTTTGGTGACAAATGAGGATCATGTTTTAGTGGTAGAGGTAAAAAGTAGTTTAGGGGTGGATAATGTGAAAGAATTAATCAGGGATTTACAGGAATTTAAAGAATTTTTCCCTGAATATAGTCAAAAACAAGTATATGGAGCAGTAGCAGGAATTGAAATCGAAGAAGGGGCAGATAAATACGCTTATCGTCAGGGATTATTTGTCTTAACCCAATCAGGAGAAAATGTGGTGATTGTTAATGGTTCAGAATTTCAACCGAAAACTTGGTGA
- the murQ gene encoding N-acetylmuramic acid 6-phosphate etherase, with translation MNRGHLLTEQINQASVNLDQLSPLEIVDLFNQEDQKTLDAIASSRQEIAQTIEITAQQLGKGGRLFYIGAGTSGRLGVLDAAECPPTFCTPPTMVQGILAGGKEALVKSSEALEDRQEDGAKAMIDHNIGNLDVVIGITAGGTTPYVHGALQEAKKRGAIAVAISCVPKEQVSIPADIDIRLLTGAEILAGSTRLKAGTVTKMALNIISTGVMVQLGKVYGNRMIDVSVTNSKLEDRALRIISDLTGLDREKAQNLLSASGSKVKLALLMYWTNTSKAEAETLLAQNNGNLRQAINN, from the coding sequence ATGAACCGAGGACATCTTTTAACAGAACAAATCAACCAAGCTAGTGTTAATTTAGATCAACTTTCTCCCCTTGAAATTGTTGACTTATTTAATCAAGAAGACCAAAAAACCCTAGATGCGATCGCATCTTCTCGTCAAGAAATTGCCCAAACTATCGAAATCACCGCCCAACAATTAGGCAAGGGAGGACGATTATTTTACATAGGGGCAGGTACGAGTGGAAGATTGGGTGTTTTAGATGCGGCTGAGTGTCCCCCCACGTTTTGCACTCCTCCCACCATGGTACAGGGCATTCTCGCAGGAGGAAAAGAAGCATTAGTAAAAAGTTCCGAAGCCCTCGAAGATAGACAAGAAGACGGGGCAAAAGCCATGATTGACCATAATATCGGCAACCTTGATGTGGTAATCGGTATCACGGCTGGAGGTACAACCCCCTATGTTCATGGAGCATTACAAGAAGCAAAAAAAAGAGGTGCGATCGCAGTTGCCATAAGTTGTGTACCAAAAGAACAAGTATCCATACCAGCAGACATTGATATTCGTTTGCTCACGGGAGCTGAAATTTTAGCAGGTTCAACCCGTCTAAAAGCAGGTACAGTAACAAAAATGGCATTAAATATTATCTCTACAGGAGTAATGGTGCAATTGGGCAAAGTTTACGGTAATCGCATGATAGATGTTTCCGTTACCAATAGTAAATTAGAAGACAGAGCATTGAGAATTATCTCTGATTTGACAGGTTTGGATAGAGAAAAAGCTCAAAACTTGTTATCGGCGAGTGGATCTAAGGTAAAATTAGCATTATTAATGTACTGGACTAATACAAGTAAAGCAGAAGCCGAAACTTTATTAGCTCAAAATAACGGTAATTTACGCCAAGCAATCAATAATTAG
- a CDS encoding site-2 protease family protein gives MFNLSDNVVIIVVSVMAIAIILWGYNRAKPYGEIGVLAWLQSLALMTPWLVFFALLTLGIYVNLIGVIFLLVLSAGAYIFLGTLIRNKAKEQIKSNIDNIFKPNLSSESDSNNNEKKETEEQEKNNLSLDKPEDKDNKQSNYTSVKLAQLEPEFNPIQEEDLKEIKTIFGIDTFFAIDTIPYQEGVIFKGNLRGEAEYSHRHLTEKLTEKFGDKYRLFLVETPEEKPVVIILPSANDPKPLTLAQKNLALVLLLATIFTSMEAIALLLGFDLVGSWNRYPEVLPLTGGLWFILLAHETAHRIIAEKNKVKVSLPFFLPSLQIGSFGAITRFESLIPNRSVLFDVAFAGPAASFVVSLGILLLGFILSAPNSSFEIPTSFFRGSILVGGLAKLFFQSGLEADTIGVHPFTVLGWLGLVITAINLLPAGQLDGGRMIQAIYGRKTCRRTTVGTLIILGIVSIFNPVNSLPFYWAIVILFLQRDLERPSLNELTEPDDTRAGWGLFLIFLSLTTLIPITPSLASRLGIGLF, from the coding sequence ATGTTTAATTTATCCGATAACGTTGTTATCATTGTTGTTTCTGTAATGGCTATAGCAATCATATTGTGGGGATATAATCGAGCTAAACCTTACGGAGAAATAGGTGTTTTAGCTTGGTTACAATCCCTTGCTTTAATGACTCCTTGGTTAGTGTTTTTCGCACTGTTAACATTAGGAATTTATGTTAATTTAATTGGAGTTATTTTCTTATTAGTATTGTCTGCAGGTGCTTATATTTTTTTAGGAACTTTGATTAGAAATAAAGCAAAAGAACAAATCAAATCTAATATTGATAATATTTTTAAACCTAATTTAAGCTCAGAATCTGACTCTAATAATAATGAAAAAAAGGAAACAGAAGAGCAAGAGAAAAATAATTTATCCTTAGACAAACCAGAAGACAAAGATAATAAACAAAGTAACTATACCTCTGTAAAATTAGCTCAATTAGAACCAGAATTTAATCCTATTCAAGAAGAAGATTTAAAAGAAATAAAAACTATTTTTGGCATAGATACTTTTTTTGCCATTGACACTATTCCCTATCAAGAAGGAGTCATTTTTAAAGGTAATTTACGAGGAGAAGCAGAATATAGTCACCGCCATTTAACAGAAAAATTAACAGAAAAATTTGGGGATAAATACCGTTTATTTTTGGTGGAAACTCCAGAAGAAAAACCCGTTGTAATTATTTTACCAAGTGCTAACGATCCAAAACCATTGACTTTAGCTCAAAAAAATCTGGCTTTAGTATTGCTTTTAGCGACAATTTTCACAAGTATGGAAGCGATCGCACTTTTGTTAGGATTTGACTTAGTGGGGAGTTGGAACCGTTACCCAGAAGTATTACCATTAACAGGAGGATTATGGTTTATTCTCCTCGCCCATGAAACTGCCCATCGCATTATCGCAGAGAAAAATAAAGTCAAAGTAAGTTTACCCTTCTTCTTACCATCCTTGCAAATCGGTAGTTTTGGAGCAATTACCCGTTTTGAGTCTTTAATTCCTAATCGTAGTGTTTTATTTGACGTTGCCTTCGCAGGACCTGCCGCCAGTTTTGTGGTATCTCTGGGCATATTATTATTAGGTTTTATCCTCTCCGCACCCAACAGCAGTTTTGAGATTCCTACCAGTTTTTTCCGAGGTTCAATTTTAGTGGGAGGATTAGCAAAATTATTCTTTCAGTCAGGATTAGAAGCCGATACCATTGGGGTTCATCCTTTCACCGTTTTAGGATGGTTAGGTTTAGTAATTACCGCTATTAATTTGTTACCCGCAGGACAATTAGACGGAGGTAGAATGATACAAGCTATTTATGGTAGAAAAACTTGTCGTCGCACTACCGTTGGCACATTAATAATTTTAGGAATTGTGAGCATCTTTAACCCCGTCAACTCTTTGCCCTTTTATTGGGCTATTGTTATCCTTTTCCTACAAAGAGATTTAGAAAGACCTAGTTTGAATGAACTAACTGAACCTGATGACACCCGTGCAGGATGGGGATTATTCTTAATTTTTCTGTCTCTAACAACTCTTATTCCTATTACTCCTAGTCTTGCTTCTCGTCTAGGAATAGGTCTTTTTTAA
- the cobM gene encoding precorrin-4 C(11)-methyltransferase, translating into MTVYFIGAGPGDPDLLTLKAYKILKSADVILYADSLVPKQILKDTKENAELIATGNKTLEEIIPLMIEKEKQGLTVVRLQSGDLCLYSAIHEQMRLLAEADIPFELIPGISAYQAAAAKIASELTIPDLVQTIILTRVSGKASQVPEKEELEKLAAHEASLCLYLAARHVEKSQEDLLKHYPADTPVAICYRVGWEDEKIIIVPLTKMAQTTYDYGFIRTTLYLISPALKILPQQQSLKGESYQSRSKLYNPSHNHLFRPR; encoded by the coding sequence ATGACAGTATATTTTATTGGAGCAGGCCCCGGAGACCCAGATTTACTAACTCTAAAAGCCTACAAAATTCTAAAATCAGCCGATGTTATTCTATATGCCGATTCCCTTGTACCGAAACAAATTTTAAAAGACACCAAGGAAAATGCCGAATTAATCGCCACAGGCAATAAAACATTAGAAGAGATAATCCCTTTAATGATTGAAAAAGAGAAACAGGGGTTAACAGTGGTGCGATTGCAGTCAGGGGATTTATGTTTATATAGTGCCATTCATGAACAAATGAGATTGTTAGCAGAAGCGGATATTCCCTTTGAGTTAATCCCCGGAATCAGTGCCTATCAAGCGGCGGCGGCAAAAATTGCCAGTGAATTGACGATTCCCGATTTAGTACAAACAATTATTTTAACGAGGGTGAGTGGTAAGGCTTCTCAAGTGCCAGAAAAAGAAGAATTAGAGAAATTAGCCGCCCATGAAGCTAGTTTATGTTTATATTTAGCCGCCCGTCATGTAGAAAAATCTCAAGAGGATTTACTAAAACATTATCCTGCCGATACCCCTGTGGCTATTTGTTACCGAGTGGGGTGGGAAGATGAAAAAATCATCATTGTGCCTTTAACAAAAATGGCTCAAACTACTTATGATTATGGTTTTATTCGCACTACTCTTTATCTTATTAGTCCTGCACTGAAAATACTTCCTCAGCAACAATCTTTAAAAGGGGAGTCATACCAATCGAGATCAAAACTTTATAATCCTAGTCATAACCATTTATTTCGACCTCGATAG
- a CDS encoding ISAs1 family transposase, with product MISEKSYLWKHFENIEDPRTSYLIEHKLVDIVALTILAVICGADSWVEIEEYGKSKQSWLERFLELPNGIPSHDTIARLFARLCPKQLQSAFLDWINHVAQITQGEIIAIDGKTLRSSYDWSQNKSAIHMVSAWASNNNLVLGQLKVEDKSNEITAIPKLLAVLELNGCIVTIDAMGCQKNIAKNIIEKGGDYILSLKGNQGNLFEDVKQLFDWTLKNNYQEIIKEKYETIEKNHGRIEKRRYWLINSGTDFIDREKWVGLKTIGIVESERKLLGQKATLERRYYLTSLDQGVEKFAQGIRSHWGIENKLHWCLDVGFREDESRIRKGQGSENMAVIRHIALNLLNKEKSCSRGKKAKRLKAGWDNDYLLKILSA from the coding sequence GTGATTTCTGAGAAATCATACCTGTGGAAACATTTTGAAAATATTGAAGACCCACGAACCAGTTACTTAATTGAACATAAATTAGTTGACATTGTAGCATTAACAATTCTGGCGGTAATTTGTGGTGCCGACTCTTGGGTAGAAATTGAAGAATATGGTAAAAGTAAACAATCTTGGCTCGAAAGGTTTCTTGAACTGCCCAATGGTATTCCTTCTCATGATACTATCGCTCGTTTATTTGCTCGTCTATGTCCAAAGCAATTGCAATCAGCTTTCTTAGATTGGATTAACCATGTTGCTCAAATAACGCAAGGAGAAATAATAGCCATTGATGGTAAAACATTACGGAGTTCTTATGATTGGAGTCAAAATAAAAGTGCCATTCACATGGTAAGTGCTTGGGCTAGTAATAATAACTTGGTTTTGGGGCAGTTAAAAGTGGAAGATAAATCCAATGAAATTACGGCAATTCCCAAGTTATTGGCAGTTTTAGAACTTAATGGTTGTATTGTGACCATTGATGCCATGGGGTGTCAAAAGAATATAGCCAAAAATATTATAGAGAAAGGTGGAGACTATATTCTGAGCCTCAAAGGTAATCAAGGTAATTTATTTGAGGATGTCAAACAATTATTTGATTGGACATTAAAAAATAACTATCAAGAAATTATCAAAGAAAAATATGAAACGATAGAAAAGAATCATGGTCGAATAGAAAAACGCCGTTATTGGCTAATAAATTCGGGTACAGATTTTATAGACAGGGAAAAATGGGTGGGATTAAAAACGATCGGAATAGTAGAATCAGAGAGAAAACTATTAGGACAAAAAGCCACATTGGAAAGAAGGTACTACTTAACCAGTTTAGACCAAGGAGTAGAAAAGTTCGCCCAAGGAATCAGGAGTCATTGGGGAATAGAGAATAAATTACATTGGTGCTTAGATGTCGGGTTTAGAGAGGATGAGAGTCGAATCAGAAAAGGTCAGGGTAGTGAAAACATGGCAGTTATTAGACATATTGCTTTAAATTTGTTGAATAAGGAAAAGAGTTGCTCTCGAGGTAAAAAGGCAAAACGACTTAAGGCTGGATGGGATAACGATTATTTACTTAAGATTTTGTCTGCTTGA